The following coding sequences are from one Pseudomonas mendocina window:
- a CDS encoding bile acid:sodium symporter family protein gives MHALIALSRFVGNTFAIWVLLFAILAFFQPTWFLPLTSWIVPLLGLIMFGMGLTLKAADFREVARRPLAVLVGVLAQFIIMPGTAWLLCQLFALPPEIAVGVILVGCCPGGTASNVITWFARGDLALSVSITSVTTLLAPIVTPTLIWLLASEWLPVSFSAMFISILKMVLLPIILGLIAQRLLGERVKTAVDVLPLISVVSIVAIVAAVVAASQAKIAESGLLIMLVVILHNSIGLTLGYLAARLCGMPLAQRKTMSIEVGMQNSGLGAALASAHFSPLAAVPSALFSVWHNLSGALIATVFRRMGQDAEKSAH, from the coding sequence ATGCATGCACTGATCGCCCTCAGCCGCTTCGTCGGCAATACCTTCGCCATCTGGGTGTTGCTGTTCGCCATTCTGGCGTTCTTCCAGCCGACGTGGTTCCTGCCACTGACCAGCTGGATCGTACCGCTGCTCGGACTGATCATGTTCGGCATGGGGCTGACCCTGAAAGCCGCCGATTTCCGCGAAGTGGCGCGTCGCCCCCTCGCCGTGCTGGTGGGCGTGCTGGCGCAGTTCATCATCATGCCCGGCACCGCCTGGCTGCTGTGCCAGCTGTTCGCCCTACCGCCGGAGATCGCCGTCGGCGTGATCCTGGTCGGCTGCTGCCCAGGCGGCACCGCCTCCAACGTGATCACCTGGTTCGCCCGTGGCGACCTGGCCCTGTCGGTGTCGATCACCTCGGTCACCACCCTGCTCGCCCCCATCGTCACGCCGACACTGATCTGGCTGCTGGCATCGGAGTGGCTGCCGGTCTCCTTCAGCGCGATGTTCATTTCGATCCTGAAAATGGTACTGCTGCCGATCATCCTCGGCCTGATCGCTCAGCGTCTGTTGGGTGAGCGGGTGAAAACCGCCGTGGATGTACTACCGCTGATCTCGGTGGTGAGCATCGTCGCCATCGTCGCCGCGGTCGTGGCCGCCAGCCAGGCCAAGATCGCCGAATCCGGCCTGCTGATCATGCTGGTGGTGATCCTGCACAACAGCATCGGTCTGACGCTAGGCTATCTGGCCGCCCGCCTGTGCGGCATGCCGCTGGCGCAGCGCAAGACAATGTCCATCGAAGTGGGCATGCAGAACTCCGGCCTCGGCGCCGCTCTGGCCAGCGCCCATTTCAGCCCGCTGGCGGCCGTACCCAGCGCCTTGTTCAGCGTCTGGCACAACCTCTCCGGCGCCCTGATCGCCACGGTGTTCCGTCGTATGGGCCAGGACGCCGAGAAAAGCGCCCACTGA
- a CDS encoding MurR/RpiR family transcriptional regulator, with protein sequence MDRVRNLLEQIQSRLDDLNKAERKVAEVILHDPQQATRLSIAALAQAAGVSEPTVNRFCRSFGTNGYPELKMQLAQSLASGAAYVSRAVAADDGPDAYTRKIFGSTIASLDSACQSLDPQHISRAVDLLIQARQIHFFGLGASASVALDAQHKFFRFNLAVSAHSDVLMQRMIASVAHTGDLFVIISYTGRTRELVEVARLARENGASVLGLTAAGSPLARASTLSLDIPLPEDTDIYMPMTSRIIQLTVLDVLATGVTLRRGVDFQPHLRKIKESLGASRYPADEEPL encoded by the coding sequence ATGGACCGCGTGCGCAACCTGCTGGAACAGATCCAGAGCCGCCTGGACGACCTGAACAAGGCCGAACGCAAGGTGGCCGAAGTGATCCTCCACGATCCGCAACAGGCCACTCGCCTGAGCATCGCCGCCCTCGCCCAGGCCGCCGGCGTCAGCGAGCCGACGGTCAACCGCTTCTGCCGCTCGTTCGGCACCAATGGCTACCCGGAACTGAAGATGCAGCTGGCGCAGAGCCTGGCCAGCGGCGCCGCCTATGTCAGCCGTGCGGTCGCGGCCGACGATGGCCCCGATGCCTATACCCGGAAGATCTTCGGCAGCACCATCGCCTCGCTGGACAGCGCCTGCCAGAGCCTCGACCCGCAGCACATCAGCCGCGCCGTCGACCTGCTGATCCAGGCCCGGCAGATCCACTTCTTCGGCCTTGGCGCATCGGCCTCGGTGGCACTGGATGCCCAGCACAAGTTCTTTCGCTTCAACCTGGCGGTCTCGGCCCACTCCGACGTGCTTATGCAACGCATGATCGCCTCGGTGGCACACACCGGTGATCTGTTCGTGATCATTTCCTACACCGGGCGCACCCGTGAACTGGTGGAGGTGGCACGCCTGGCTCGCGAGAACGGCGCCTCGGTGCTCGGCCTCACTGCCGCCGGCTCGCCACTGGCCAGGGCCAGCACCCTGAGCCTGGACATTCCGCTGCCGGAAGACACCGACATCTACATGCCGATGACCTCGCGCATCATCCAGCTCACCGTGCTCGACGTGCTCGCCACCGGCGTCACCCTGCGCCGTGGCGTGGACTTCCAGCCGCACCTGCGCAAGATCAAGGAAAGCCTTGGCGCCAGCCGTTACCCGGCGGACGAAGAACCGCTGTAA
- the zwf gene encoding glucose-6-phosphate dehydrogenase, with the protein MTALKLESCTLALFGALGDLALRKLFPALYQLDRAGLLHDDTRILALARDEGEPQRHLAVIEQALRLHVPAQELTASELARFMARLSYLRMDFLEVETYPALAEQVGVQDQLIAYFATPASVYGGICANLAAAGLAERTRVVLEKPIGHDLASSRAVNDAVARVFAENRVYRIDHYLGKETVQNLIALRFANSLFETQWNQNHISHVEITVAEQVGIEGRWGYFDQAGQLRDMIQNHLLQLLCLIAMDPPSDLSADSIRDEKVKVLKALEPIAAEQLGQRVVRGQYVAGSSGGKPVPGYLEEENSNARSDTETFVALRADIRNWRWAGVPFYLRTGKRMPQKLSQIVIHFKAPPHYIFAPEQRQLIGNKLVIRLQPDEGITLQVLTKDQGLDKGMQLRSGPLQLSFSDTYRSARIPDAYERLLLEVMRGNQNLFVRKDEIEYAWQWCDQLIAGWKRLGEAPKPYTAGSWGPMASVVLITRDGRSWYGDL; encoded by the coding sequence ATGACCGCTTTGAAGCTTGAATCCTGCACCTTGGCTCTGTTCGGCGCGCTGGGTGATCTGGCCCTGCGCAAGCTGTTTCCCGCGCTTTACCAGCTCGATCGTGCCGGTTTGCTCCACGATGACACGCGCATCCTCGCGCTCGCCCGGGACGAGGGTGAACCGCAACGGCATCTGGCAGTCATCGAGCAGGCGTTGCGTCTGCATGTGCCAGCCCAGGAGCTGACGGCCAGCGAACTCGCACGCTTCATGGCGCGCCTGAGCTACCTGCGCATGGATTTTCTCGAGGTCGAAACCTACCCGGCGCTGGCCGAGCAGGTCGGTGTACAGGATCAACTGATCGCCTATTTCGCCACGCCTGCCTCGGTGTACGGCGGCATCTGCGCCAACCTCGCGGCGGCTGGACTGGCCGAGCGCACGCGGGTGGTGCTGGAGAAACCGATCGGCCATGACCTGGCCTCCTCGCGCGCGGTCAACGATGCGGTGGCCAGGGTGTTCGCGGAGAATCGCGTCTATCGTATCGACCACTACCTGGGCAAGGAGACGGTGCAGAACCTGATTGCCCTGCGCTTTGCCAACAGCCTGTTCGAAACCCAGTGGAACCAGAATCACATCTCCCACGTGGAGATCACCGTGGCCGAGCAGGTCGGCATCGAAGGCCGCTGGGGTTACTTCGATCAGGCCGGCCAACTGCGCGACATGATCCAGAACCACCTGCTGCAGTTGCTCTGCCTGATCGCCATGGATCCGCCCAGCGACCTGTCCGCCGACAGCATCCGTGACGAGAAGGTGAAGGTGCTCAAGGCACTGGAGCCGATTGCCGCCGAGCAGCTTGGCCAGCGCGTGGTGCGCGGGCAGTACGTGGCTGGCAGCAGCGGCGGCAAGCCGGTACCGGGTTATCTGGAGGAGGAGAATTCCAACGCCCGCAGCGACACCGAGACCTTCGTCGCGCTGCGTGCCGATATCCGCAACTGGCGCTGGGCTGGCGTGCCGTTCTACCTGCGCACCGGCAAGCGCATGCCGCAGAAGCTGTCGCAGATCGTCATCCACTTCAAGGCGCCGCCGCACTACATCTTCGCTCCGGAGCAGCGCCAGTTGATCGGCAACAAGCTGGTCATCCGCCTGCAACCGGACGAGGGCATCACCTTGCAGGTGCTGACCAAGGATCAGGGCCTGGACAAGGGCATGCAGCTGCGCAGCGGGCCGCTGCAACTGAGCTTTTCCGACACCTATCGCAGCGCGCGCATTCCAGATGCCTATGAGCGTCTGCTGCTGGAGGTGATGCGCGGCAATCAGAACCTGTTCGTGCGCAAGGATGAAATCGAGTACGCCTGGCAGTGGTGTGACCAGTTGATCGCCGGCTGGAAGCGCCTTGGCGAAGCGCCAAAACCCTATACGGCCGGCAGTTGGGGCCCCATGGCCTCGGTGGTCTTGATCACTCGCGACGGGAGGAGCTGGTATGGCGATCTCTGA
- the pgl gene encoding 6-phosphogluconolactonase, translating to MAISELKLPEGVLAHDHASAQALADALALQVAEALRQAIATSGRATLVVSGGRSPIAFFEALAQQELPWAQVVVSLADERWVPVNHASSNEALVRRYLLCGLAAEARFLSLYQVAGNLQQAAELADAACAELAPIDVLVLGMGDDGHTASLFPASPNLAEALQPGCERRVLPMQAPSEPSQRLTLTLPVLASARLPLLAIQGQAKLATLAEALAPGDIARLPIRAFLHSPLEIHWCP from the coding sequence ATGGCGATCTCTGAACTGAAGCTGCCCGAAGGCGTGCTTGCCCATGATCACGCCAGTGCGCAGGCGCTGGCGGATGCGCTGGCCTTGCAGGTGGCTGAGGCCTTGCGCCAGGCCATCGCCACGAGTGGTCGGGCGACTCTGGTGGTCTCTGGCGGGCGCAGCCCGATCGCCTTTTTCGAAGCCCTGGCTCAGCAGGAACTGCCCTGGGCACAGGTCGTGGTGAGCCTGGCCGACGAGCGCTGGGTACCGGTCAATCATGCCAGCAGCAACGAGGCGCTGGTGCGCCGCTATCTGCTCTGCGGGCTGGCTGCCGAGGCGCGTTTTCTCAGCCTCTATCAGGTCGCCGGCAACCTGCAGCAAGCCGCCGAACTGGCCGATGCGGCCTGCGCCGAGCTGGCGCCCATCGATGTGCTGGTGCTGGGCATGGGCGACGATGGCCATACGGCTTCGCTGTTCCCCGCCAGCCCCAATCTGGCCGAGGCGCTGCAGCCAGGCTGCGAGCGACGTGTATTACCGATGCAGGCGCCGAGCGAGCCGAGCCAACGCCTGACCCTGACGCTGCCGGTGCTGGCCAGTGCCCGTTTGCCGCTGCTGGCGATACAGGGCCAGGCCAAGCTGGCGACATTGGCCGAGGCGCTGGCGCCCGGCGATATCGCCCGTCTGCCGATTCGGGCCTTCCTGCATTCTCCTCTCGAAATCCATTGGTGCCCCTGA
- a CDS encoding bifunctional 4-hydroxy-2-oxoglutarate aldolase/2-dehydro-3-deoxy-phosphogluconate aldolase, protein MTSPDQSQRARMAEKIAEIDRICAQARIMPVITIAREADVLPLADALAAGGLHVLEITLRSEHGLEAIRRLRRERPELCVGAGTVLDEQMLAAATDAGAQFIVTPGSTRELLLAALDNPLPLLPGVSSASELMIGYALGYRRFKLFPAEICGGVAALKALAGPFGGVRFCPTGGITVDNLQRYMEQPNVMCVGGTWMFQRDWVERGDWSRIRQCSSEALQLLA, encoded by the coding sequence ATGACCAGCCCCGATCAGAGCCAGCGTGCGCGCATGGCCGAAAAAATCGCCGAGATCGACCGCATCTGCGCTCAGGCGCGGATCATGCCGGTGATCACCATTGCCCGTGAGGCGGATGTCCTGCCGCTGGCCGATGCGCTGGCTGCTGGCGGCCTGCACGTGCTGGAGATAACGCTGCGCTCCGAGCATGGTCTGGAGGCGATCCGCCGCCTGCGCCGTGAACGCCCCGAGCTCTGCGTCGGTGCCGGCACCGTGCTCGATGAGCAGATGCTGGCTGCGGCGACCGATGCCGGTGCGCAGTTCATCGTCACGCCGGGCAGCACCCGTGAGCTGCTGCTGGCCGCGCTGGACAATCCGTTGCCCCTGCTGCCCGGCGTCAGCAGCGCGTCGGAACTGATGATCGGTTATGCCCTCGGCTATCGCCGCTTCAAGCTGTTCCCGGCCGAAATATGCGGCGGCGTGGCAGCGCTCAAGGCGCTGGCCGGTCCTTTCGGTGGCGTGCGTTTCTGCCCCACTGGCGGCATCACCGTGGACAACCTGCAGCGTTACATGGAGCAGCCCAACGTCATGTGCGTCGGCGGCACCTGGATGTTCCAGCGTGACTGGGTCGAGCGCGGGGACTGGTCGCGTATCCGGCAGTGCAGCAGCGAGGCGTTGCAGCTACTGGCCTGA
- a CDS encoding methyl-accepting chemotaxis protein, producing MNTWFANLGVTRKLALGFGLVLALTLVLASVSWNSMGSLIQRSDWTADISHLNNLLSELRVNRLRYMLDDGDEKIAEQVQKSLSDYSTAHADVRSRFRSEENVRLLAQQAEQIELYQQSFSRMVEAYRQARAAREAMGVQARKAFADLESLYSVVQQMSEYDERRPGRYQAVRDVRENLQLTRYEVRGYTANPNAQTEQLVTAQVERAVKSIDELAAAFAGEQSAAIDTVRGGLDDYRLAVQRFRQANDTIVAARVELTQQGYEIVRLSEALAQVQIDRRDSETAAARSLQIITTLLALALGVFSARVITRQITRPLSDTLVVVERIASGDLTALPPTTRRDELGMLQQGVQRMGDTLRQLISGIRDSVSQIASAAEELSAVTEQTSAGVNSQKLETDQVATAMQEMSATVQEVARNAEQASLAASDADREAHQGDQVVAEAIEQIEELAQEMARSTDAMNLLQQESDKIGSVMDVIKAVADQTNLLALNAAIEAARAGEAGRGFAVVADEVRGLARRTQQSTEEIETLIAALQRGTHQVASVMQESRSLTEGSVALARKAGDALGVINHKVSNIQSMNQQIAAAAEQQGAVAEEIGRSVLNVRDVAEQTATASDETAKSSAELARLGNQLQSMVSRFRV from the coding sequence ATGAACACCTGGTTCGCCAATCTTGGCGTCACCCGCAAGCTAGCGCTTGGCTTCGGCCTGGTGCTGGCACTGACCCTGGTTCTCGCCAGCGTTTCCTGGAACAGCATGGGCAGTCTGATTCAGCGCAGCGACTGGACGGCGGACATCAGCCACCTCAACAACCTGCTCAGCGAGCTGCGGGTCAATCGCCTGCGTTACATGCTGGACGATGGCGACGAGAAAATTGCCGAGCAGGTGCAGAAGTCGCTGTCCGACTACAGCACTGCCCATGCCGATGTGCGCAGCCGTTTCCGCAGTGAGGAAAACGTGCGTCTGCTGGCGCAGCAGGCCGAGCAGATCGAGCTTTATCAGCAGTCTTTCAGCCGTATGGTCGAGGCCTATCGCCAGGCGCGCGCCGCCCGTGAAGCAATGGGCGTGCAGGCGCGCAAGGCGTTCGCCGACCTGGAGAGCCTCTACAGCGTCGTGCAGCAGATGAGCGAATACGATGAGCGCCGTCCTGGTCGTTATCAGGCTGTGCGTGACGTGCGTGAAAACCTGCAACTGACGCGTTACGAAGTGCGCGGCTACACGGCCAATCCCAATGCGCAGACCGAGCAACTGGTGACCGCCCAGGTCGAGCGCGCGGTGAAGAGCATCGATGAGCTGGCCGCGGCTTTCGCCGGCGAGCAGAGCGCGGCCATCGATACCGTGCGCGGTGGTCTGGATGACTATCGGCTGGCGGTGCAGCGTTTTCGTCAGGCCAACGACACCATCGTTGCCGCGCGCGTCGAGCTGACCCAGCAGGGCTACGAGATCGTCAGGCTGAGCGAGGCGCTGGCGCAGGTTCAGATCGACCGACGCGACAGCGAAACCGCTGCCGCGCGTAGCCTGCAGATCATCACCACGCTGCTGGCACTGGCACTGGGCGTGTTCTCGGCCAGGGTCATCACCCGTCAGATCACCCGCCCGCTGAGCGACACCCTGGTGGTGGTCGAGCGCATCGCTTCGGGCGATCTCACGGCACTGCCGCCAACCACACGGCGCGACGAGTTGGGCATGTTGCAACAGGGTGTGCAGCGCATGGGTGATACCTTGCGCCAGCTGATCAGTGGCATTCGCGACAGCGTCAGCCAGATTGCCAGCGCTGCCGAGGAGCTTTCGGCCGTGACCGAGCAGACCAGTGCCGGAGTCAACAGCCAGAAGCTGGAGACCGATCAGGTGGCTACCGCCATGCAGGAAATGTCCGCCACCGTGCAGGAGGTGGCGCGCAACGCCGAACAGGCCTCGCTGGCTGCTTCGGATGCGGATCGTGAAGCGCATCAGGGCGATCAGGTGGTGGCCGAGGCCATCGAGCAGATCGAGGAGCTGGCGCAAGAAATGGCGCGCTCCACCGACGCCATGAACCTGCTGCAGCAGGAGAGCGACAAGATCGGCAGCGTCATGGACGTGATCAAGGCGGTTGCCGACCAGACCAACCTGCTGGCGCTCAATGCCGCCATCGAGGCGGCGCGTGCCGGTGAGGCCGGTCGTGGTTTCGCCGTGGTCGCGGACGAGGTGCGCGGTCTGGCGCGGCGCACCCAGCAGTCCACCGAGGAAATCGAAACCCTGATCGCTGCCCTGCAGCGCGGCACCCATCAGGTGGCCAGCGTCATGCAGGAAAGCCGCAGCCTCACCGAGGGCAGCGTGGCCCTGGCGCGCAAGGCCGGTGATGCGCTGGGCGTGATCAACCACAAGGTGTCCAACATCCAGTCGATGAACCAGCAGATCGCCGCTGCTGCCGAGCAGCAGGGCGCGGTGGCCGAGGAAATCGGCCGCAGTGTGCTGAACGTGCGCGACGTTGCCGAACAGACCGCTACCGCCAGTGACGAGACGGCCAAATCCTCGGCCGAGCTGGCGCGCCTGGGCAACCAGCTGCAATCGATGGTCAGCCGCTTCCGCGTCTGA
- a CDS encoding transposase, whose protein sequence is MSNYRRARDAGACYFFTLISHQCHSTLTDAPLRAALRRAIEQVRSQYPFSIEGWVLLPDHLHCLWRLPQGDADFGLRWSMIKRLTSQAVTMPGTVSLSRNLRRESGLWQRRFWEHRIRDEEDYSRHLDYLHFNPVRHGLVHRVEDWPWSSFHRLVRKGVYPANWGGNTKVDDGEYGE, encoded by the coding sequence ATGTCCAACTACCGCCGAGCTCGCGACGCGGGCGCCTGCTATTTCTTCACGCTGATCAGCCACCAATGCCACAGCACATTGACCGATGCACCGCTGCGCGCAGCTCTAAGGCGTGCCATCGAGCAGGTACGAAGCCAATATCCCTTCTCTATCGAAGGCTGGGTGCTCCTGCCCGATCACCTGCATTGTCTCTGGCGTCTACCACAGGGTGATGCTGACTTCGGCCTGCGTTGGTCGATGATCAAACGCCTGACCTCGCAGGCCGTGACCATGCCGGGAACAGTCAGCCTGAGCCGTAACCTGCGCCGCGAATCAGGCCTTTGGCAGCGGCGCTTCTGGGAACACCGCATTCGCGATGAGGAGGACTACTCCCGGCATCTGGATTACCTGCATTTCAATCCGGTACGCCATGGCCTGGTGCATCGAGTAGAGGACTGGCCGTGGTCGAGCTTCCATCGGCTGGTGAGAAAGGGGGTATATCCAGCGAACTGGGGCGGTAATACCAAAGTGGACGATGGCGAATATGGCGAATGA
- a CDS encoding YciI family protein — protein sequence MRFMVIVKATADSEAGLMPSEELLTAMGLYNEELAAAGVIQAAEGLHPSAKGARVRFSGAQRTVIDGPFMETKELVAGFWIFQVESLQACIDWVKRCPNPMPGESDIEIRQIFEAEDFGAEFTPELREQEERIRARMSSDSQGE from the coding sequence ATGCGTTTCATGGTGATTGTCAAAGCGACTGCGGATTCCGAGGCTGGTCTGATGCCCTCCGAGGAGCTGCTCACGGCCATGGGCCTTTATAACGAGGAGCTGGCGGCCGCTGGTGTGATTCAGGCAGCCGAGGGCCTGCACCCGAGCGCGAAGGGCGCGCGGGTGCGCTTCTCCGGGGCGCAGCGCACGGTGATCGATGGCCCGTTCATGGAAACCAAGGAGTTGGTGGCCGGTTTCTGGATCTTTCAGGTCGAGTCGTTGCAGGCCTGCATCGACTGGGTCAAGCGTTGCCCCAACCCGATGCCTGGCGAGTCCGATATCGAGATTCGGCAGATTTTCGAAGCCGAGGATTTCGGCGCCGAGTTCACCCCCGAGTTGCGTGAGCAGGAAGAACGTATCCGCGCGCGCATGAGCAGTGACAGTCAAGGAGAGTAG
- a CDS encoding VOC family protein — protein MKIHAYLMFDGQCEDAFNFYAELLGGKLELMRFGESPDASEVPPEFHDRVMHVCLTTGDQILMASDTIPQYPHQGIKGCSISLQVDNVPEAERLYEALSAGGEVQMELQSTFWATRFAMLTDRFGVPWMINCVIDSQEG, from the coding sequence ATGAAGATACATGCCTATCTGATGTTCGACGGCCAGTGCGAGGATGCCTTCAACTTCTACGCCGAGCTGCTGGGCGGCAAGCTGGAGCTGATGCGCTTCGGCGAAAGCCCGGATGCCAGTGAGGTGCCGCCGGAGTTTCACGACCGAGTGATGCATGTCTGCCTGACTACCGGCGACCAGATTCTGATGGCTTCCGACACCATCCCGCAGTATCCGCACCAAGGCATCAAGGGCTGCTCCATATCTCTGCAGGTGGACAATGTGCCCGAAGCCGAGCGCCTGTACGAGGCGTTGTCGGCCGGTGGCGAGGTGCAGATGGAATTGCAGTCCACCTTCTGGGCGACCCGTTTTGCCATGCTCACCGACCGCTTCGGTGTGCCGTGGATGATCAATTGCGTGATCGATAGTCAGGAGGGGTGA
- the ggpS gene encoding glucosylglycerol-phosphate synthase — protein sequence MLLATDLDGTFLAGDPEDRLSLYQTIAAHPEIKLAYVTGRSLEAVLPLLADPTLPQPDYIIADVGATLVHGDSLQPIQPLQSVVDARWPGESQVASAIEPFGLERQDVPQARRCSYFCTPEQAANPALREIADELGCDLLYSAELYLDFLPKGVNKGSSLQALADWLELDHDQVLAAGDTLNDLSMLSASFHGVCVGQSESALLEATANHSRTLHANRPGCGGILEAFAHFGFLGEHGIAAERRQAAQPGKAELVMVYHRLPYEEYRNDAGKLQRRRPTSPNGIIPTLLSFFGDGRPGSWVAWAVHEDGDEPFDSHTTVDAERYPKLTAARVKLSKEEVDIFYKRFSKEAFWPTLHTFWERATFNEDDWQVFCKVNRAFAERTALEAAEGAIVWLHDYNLWMVPAYLRELRPDLRIAFFHHTYFPSADVFNVLPWRRQIVGSLLQCDYIGFHIPRQVENFVDVARGVFPLKTLERQNCAPRFITYGCAVGLERMTTALDTGTRQVKLGAHPVGLDIDRVRNALEAPKIKELMGQLREEMKGVKLILSVERLDYTKGILEKLNAYERLLADNPELLGKVTLVTVCVPAAKEMTVYNELQSQIEQAVGRINGRFARIGWTPLQFFFRSLPFEEVSAWYAMADVMWITPLRDGLNLVAKEFVAAQGLLGGRGVLVLSEFAGAAAELKGALLTNPHDPADLAHTCYLALNLPKSEAQARLRELFDIVCYNDIRRWGEDFLSGVQVQEEPEPLTLAS from the coding sequence ATGCTATTAGCTACCGACCTGGATGGAACCTTTCTCGCTGGCGACCCCGAGGATCGCCTGAGCCTCTATCAGACCATCGCCGCCCACCCCGAGATCAAGCTCGCCTACGTCACCGGGCGCAGCCTGGAAGCGGTACTGCCGTTGCTGGCCGACCCGACACTGCCACAGCCGGACTACATCATCGCCGACGTCGGCGCGACCCTGGTGCATGGCGACAGCCTGCAACCGATCCAGCCGCTGCAAAGCGTGGTCGATGCGCGCTGGCCTGGCGAAAGCCAGGTGGCCAGTGCCATCGAACCGTTCGGCCTGGAACGCCAGGACGTGCCGCAGGCGCGCCGCTGCTCCTACTTCTGCACGCCCGAGCAAGCGGCCAACCCGGCGCTGCGCGAGATCGCCGATGAGCTGGGCTGCGACCTGCTCTACTCCGCCGAGCTGTACCTGGATTTTCTACCCAAGGGTGTGAACAAGGGCAGCAGCCTGCAAGCCCTGGCCGACTGGCTGGAGCTGGATCACGATCAGGTATTGGCAGCCGGCGATACGCTCAACGACCTGTCCATGCTCAGCGCCAGCTTCCACGGCGTCTGTGTCGGCCAGTCGGAAAGCGCGCTGCTGGAAGCCACAGCCAACCACTCGCGCACCCTGCACGCCAACCGGCCGGGCTGCGGCGGCATTCTCGAAGCCTTCGCCCATTTCGGCTTCCTTGGCGAGCATGGCATCGCCGCCGAACGCCGCCAGGCCGCGCAGCCGGGCAAGGCCGAGCTGGTGATGGTCTATCACCGCCTGCCCTATGAGGAATACCGCAATGACGCCGGCAAGCTGCAGCGCCGCCGCCCCACGTCGCCCAATGGCATCATCCCTACTCTCCTAAGCTTCTTCGGCGACGGCCGCCCCGGTTCCTGGGTCGCCTGGGCCGTGCACGAGGATGGTGACGAGCCGTTCGACAGCCACACCACGGTAGACGCCGAGCGCTATCCCAAGCTCACCGCCGCACGGGTCAAGCTGAGCAAGGAAGAGGTGGACATCTTCTACAAACGCTTCTCCAAGGAAGCCTTCTGGCCGACGCTGCACACCTTCTGGGAGCGTGCCACCTTCAACGAGGACGACTGGCAGGTGTTCTGCAAGGTCAACCGCGCCTTCGCCGAGCGCACAGCGCTGGAGGCCGCCGAAGGTGCCATCGTCTGGCTACACGACTACAACCTGTGGATGGTGCCGGCCTACCTGCGCGAGCTGCGCCCGGATCTGCGCATCGCCTTCTTCCACCACACCTACTTCCCCTCGGCGGACGTGTTCAACGTGCTGCCCTGGCGCCGGCAGATCGTCGGCAGCCTGCTGCAGTGCGATTACATCGGCTTCCATATTCCGCGCCAGGTGGAGAACTTCGTCGATGTCGCCCGCGGCGTGTTCCCGCTGAAAACCCTGGAACGGCAGAACTGCGCGCCGCGCTTCATCACCTATGGCTGCGCCGTGGGCCTGGAGCGCATGACTACCGCACTGGACACCGGCACCCGTCAGGTCAAGCTCGGTGCCCACCCGGTCGGGCTGGACATCGACCGGGTACGTAACGCGCTGGAAGCACCGAAGATCAAGGAACTGATGGGCCAGCTGCGCGAGGAGATGAAAGGCGTGAAACTGATTCTGTCGGTGGAGCGCCTCGACTACACCAAGGGCATCCTGGAAAAACTCAACGCCTACGAGCGCCTGCTGGCCGACAACCCGGAACTGCTGGGCAAGGTCACCCTGGTCACCGTGTGCGTACCAGCGGCCAAGGAAATGACCGTCTACAACGAACTTCAAAGCCAGATCGAACAGGCAGTCGGCCGCATCAACGGCCGCTTCGCCCGCATCGGCTGGACACCGCTGCAATTCTTCTTCCGCAGCCTGCCGTTCGAGGAAGTCAGCGCCTGGTACGCCATGGCCGACGTCATGTGGATCACCCCGCTACGCGACGGCCTCAACCTGGTGGCCAAGGAATTCGTCGCAGCGCAAGGCCTGCTCGGCGGACGCGGCGTGCTGGTGCTGTCGGAATTCGCCGGCGCAGCGGCCGAGCTCAAGGGCGCCCTGCTGACCAACCCGCACGACCCGGCCGACCTGGCGCACACCTGCTACCTGGCGCTGAACCTGCCCAAGAGCGAAGCCCAGGCGCGCCTGCGCGAGCTGTTCGACATCGTCTGCTACAACGACATACGCCGCTGGGGCGAAGATTTCCTCTCAGGCGTGCAGGTGCAGGAAGAGCCCGAGCCACTGACGCTGGCAAGCTGA